A stretch of DNA from Planktothrix tepida PCC 9214:
AGGCGCGCCTCGCCCCTACTACTCCTAACTAACGTCTTAAAAAATTCAACAATTCTCGATTCACTGTTTGAGGAACTTCCTGTTGAATCCAGTGACCACAATCAGGAATTAATTGTAGTTTAAAAGGCGCAGCAATTAATCGGTCTAAACCTTCGGTAAGATGATGGCTTAAAAATGAATCTTCCTTCCCCCATAAAACTAATGTCGGAGACAAAATTTTAGCTGGGGTTTTTGTCCAATTTAATAACCAAGTCGGCGGCCAAAATAAATGACGATAATAATTAATGGCGGCGGGTAATACCCCTGGTTTTTCTAAAGCCGCTTCATAAATTTGAGTTTCCTCTGCACTAAACGCGCCTTTACGGATAGCGTGTTCTCGCAACGCATTCGTGACAAATTCTTTTAAATTCTGTTGGATTAACCATTCGGGAATTCCGGGAATTTGAAAAGCAAAAACAAACCAACTGCGACGAAGTTGATCTAAATTACTGACTAATTCTTGTACAAATCGATGGGGGGGAGGAGCGTTGAGAATCGCCAAACGGTTGAGAGATTGGGGAAACTTTTGAGCAAAATGCCATGCAATTAACCCCCCCCAATCATGCCCAACAATATGAGCTTTGCCATAGCCTAGACGTTCAATTAATCCTTGAATATCGGTACAAAGAGTATCTAAATCATAGCCACTTTCCGGTTTATCTGAATCGTTGTAGCCGCGTAAATCAGGCACAACTACTTTAAAATAACGGGCTAGGGCTGGAATTTGATAGCGCCAAGCGTACCAAAATTCAGGAAACCCATGCAGGAGTACGACGAGTTCACCCTCGCCTTGAGTTACCGTGTGTAAGCGAATATTATTCGTCTCAACAAACAGATGTTGCCAATCAGATTCTAGTGTCACCATAAACTCCAATCTTGTTGCTCACAAGTGGGATGCTGACATCTCCCTTGAATTTCCTCAAGGGATTGGAGCAATGTTAAACAGTTGCTTCTGATCTCAGATTACCACTTACAGGCGGTTGTCATACTCCATTCACATCATTAGCTCTTCGAAGACCGGGAAAGATCAGGTCTTCTAAACAGGTTGGACGAGTTTGGGAGTCATGACATAGCCAGAAACGCTTCCTCTGTAAATCACTAAATTGGCTAATTCCTGCAACTGTTGAATGGCTTCGGCTCCTTCAAGCTTCATGAGTTCGCGGTCATCGCGCATTTCTGTCCAGGTAATGCCATAGTCTGACACCAGAAACCGAATCAGATGATTTTCGCCTAAACTCACCATGAAAGAGGCACTATTCATCTGACCCCCACAGGTATAGCATGATGCCAGATACCCCTGTCGTTCTAGCACGGTGGCTAGAGCTTGGAGGTTCATCACCAAGTCCTGAACAAATTTGCGGTGTTGCTCTGCAAGTCTGAGAAACATAAATTGTCCTCCTATCACCACACCTAAGATTATTTCCAGAATGTAACATAATCTTAAGGTTTTGGTGCTGAAATATTAATCTTAGTCTGACCAGCCTAAATTGAAAAGATCACCTCCTGGAGGTTAAAACACACACCGTTTTGCAGATTAACGAAACTACTCCCGTAAGAAGGTATCTAGGAAAACAATACCGTTAAATTTTTGTTAACTATACGGTTCTAACTGGACTAAGATCCTACTCTGCAAAGGATTAGCTGAGAAATCACGTCTAAACCTATAAAAAGATTTAATACTCGATATAAGTATAGCCCCTAGTAATCGGATAGTAGATCTTTAGTTTCCGGGATCAGTTCCTGTTGAAGACCTGCTCAGATCAAACGCTGTTCCCTTGGATCTTAATCAATTTGCCACCATCCAAACCCAGGGCCAATAAATCGAATCGTAATCCAGACCGCTACTAATAACCCAATGCCAATCCAACTGACTTTAGTGGTAATTTCCATAAATTGTTGGCTTTGGTTTTTGGTAATGGGAAGCCAAGGGGAGATTTTTTCTTCTTGGCCATAGCGTTCTCCCATGGTTTCTTTTCGACGTTTAGCTTCACCCATATTTGTATACAAAAGTTAACAATGACTCTCATTTACTCAACTTTATTGTATTGTATTTAATCGTGAGTTGCAGCATCAGAACTCAGGAGTCGTTGCCAACTTAAACTTGGAATTTCCGAAGATGAATCAACCTGCCATCGCAACAGTTGAAATGCAGATTCACCCACAAGGGAAAATAAGCCGAGTGCTTGTCTGGGGGCAATTGTCGCTAAAGCGATCGCATCTTCCACTCCACAACAATTCCATTGAACTAAATTTTGCACCCCGATTAGCAAGGGTAACGTGGTTCCGGCTAAAGTGCCATCCGCTAAACGGGCTGTTCCTTGTTTAACTTCAATTTGTCGTTCATCCCAAGGATAAACACCATCGGGAAGTCCCAAGGGTGCTAACGCATCACTCACTAAAAATAGGGGGATTAAATTAGTCGTTTCCTGGGTTGGGGTTATTCCCGACATTCGCAAGAGTAACTTCACCATCAAAGGAGAAACGTGCTGTCCGTCCGCAATAAAACCAGATTGGACTTGATGATTAACTAACGCGGCTCCTAATAAACCGGGTTCTCGATGGTGTAAACTGGGCATGGCATTAAAGGCATGAGTCACCATTGTTGCCCCCTGAATAAATGCTTGTTCTGCCTGGGCTGTGGTAGCCTGGGAGTGACCTAAACTGACAATAATGCCTAAATTGGTCAAATGGGGAATGACGGTTCCTGTTGGGTCTAATTCAGGGGCTAGGGTGATGATTTTAACACAATGGCTATAGTTCCCCAAAACTTGCTGCACGTTATCCACAGTTAAGGGTAACAAATGCTCTTGGGGATGGGCTCCGCGTTTACTGGGATTGAGAAATGGCCCTTCAAGATGAACCCCTAATATTTTAGCGGTGGGTTGGTTTTGGGGAACAGTTTGCCTAAAGTCGCTAATTGTTGCCAGCGATCGCTGAATTTTATCAACAGATGTAGTCACAATTGTGGGCATAAAACCATCAATTCCCTGTTGCCATAAATATTGACAAATTTGAGTTAATTTTGGGAAATCCTGGGGTTCTAAATCCGGGAATGCTAATCCTAACGCGCCATTAATTTGTAAATCTATTCCGCCCAAGGATAGCCAATCTCCTTGTAAATCTAATTGTTCTATTTCTGTTGAGGATAAAGATTGAGATAAACTCGACATTGGTTTAATGGCATCAATTTGACCTTGACGAATTAAAACGTGTTGTAAATTTTGTGTTCCAGGGAGACGGACATTGATAATATCGAGGTTAGCAGTATATTGCTGTGGTGTTGTTGTCATGAGGAATAATTTAAGACTTTGAACTCTACATCATTATTTTCTAACTCTACTCCTCCTGTGGTCGGGATTATCATGGGGAGTGATTCAGATTTACCAACGATGAGTGCTGCGATCTCGATTTGTGAAGAATTTAGAATCCCCCATGAGGTGGCAATTGTTTCGGCGCACCGTACCCCGGAACGGATGTTTGACTACGCGAAAACAGCCCATCAGCGAGGACTCAAGGTGATTATTGCTGGAGCAGGAGGAGCCGCCCATTTACCGGGAATGGTTGCGTCTTTAACTCCTCTACCTGTCATTGGGGTTCCGGTCACAACTCGAACGTTACAGGGGGTTGATTCTCTCTATTCTATTGTACAAATGCCGGGAGGAATTCCAGTGGCAACGGTGGCGATTGGCAATGCTAAAAATGCAGGTTTATTAGCGGTACAAATATTAGCCAGTCATGATCCCGAACTGTTACAAAAGGTTTTAGATTATCGAGAAAATCTCAAGCAATCTGTTCTGGAAAAACAAGAGCGTTTAGATCAGGTGGGTTATGCAGAATATTAATAAGAGTTAAAGGGAACAGGGAACAGAGGGGAAAAGAAAATAGGGAATAGGGAATAGAGAATAGGAAAAAGTGATTAGCCACCATAGCAATTATTGGTAGCAGACATTTAAGGATTTTTGTATTAGTTTTACTAATTATTTATTTTAAATCAATTTTATTTTCAAAAGATTGTCACAAAATCATCATATTTTATTGAGAATAGCTCTCAAAGAGTTGACGAGATTCTAGGGGTTCTGCTACACTTGAGAAAATAGTACCCAAGGGCTTGTTGTGCCTATATGCCAAAATAAAGGCTGAAGCCCTTATGCTGTCGTCAAATCTCTGGATTTCGTGACTAATTTTCTGTGTGGCGATGCACGAGTTTTTAGAAGAAACGGTTTAATCCAAAACACCCCTCTTGACAAAATCAACAAATTGTGTAGAGACGTGCCATGGCACGTCTCTACGGGGAAAAGGGCGATCGCAACCTCAAAGAAACCCATTACTATCATGACTATGAAGGGGCGGGGTTTGTAACCCGATTTCCTAAGAACAGATAACCGTTATCAACCTGCCCCCATCAACATCAATTATTCTTCTTCTGAACTGCCATCAAAGTCTTCTTCATCATGACTATCAACTTGGGTGACAGAATTCGCTGAAACCACAGCCCCACTGTCTAAAGCCCCTCTCACTTTTTGCTCAATTTCAGTTGCCAAGGCTGTATTTTCTTCTAAATAAGTTAGGGTTTTATCCCGTCCTTGACCAATATTATCGCCGTTGTAACTGTACCAAGCCCCTTTGCGTTTTAAAACTCCTGTTTCTTCCGCTAAATCAATTAAACAACCTAACGTAGAAATCCCTTTTCCAAAGATAATATCAAATTCTGCAATCCGAAAGGGAGGAGCAACTTTATTCTTAGCAACTTTAACTTTAGCCCGAATTCCGTATTCATCCGTTCCCCGTTTTAAGGTTTGAATTCGACGAATATCTAACCGTACAGAGGCATAGAATTTTAACGCATTCCCCCCCGTTGTGGTTTCCGGGTTGCCATAGGTGACGCCGATTTTTTGACGCAATTGGTTCAGGAAAATTACAGTACAATTTGACTTACCAATATTACCCGTAATTTTGCGTAAGGCTTGACTCATTAATCGCGCTTGTAACCCCATGTGGGCGTCCCCCATATCCCCTTCAATTTCTGCCCTGGGAACTAACGCCGCAACGGAGTCAACGACAATAATATCAACGGCTACAGACCGCACCAACTGATCCACCACTTCTAAGCCCATTTCTCCGGTGTCCGGTTGAGAAACGAGTAAATTTTCCGTATCCACTCCTAGGACAGCCGCGTAAGTCGGGTCAAGGGCGTGTTCTGCATCGACAAAGGCGGCTACTCCTCCGGCTCTTTGCACTTCGGCGATCGCGTGTAACGCTAATGTAGTTTTACCCGAACTTTCTGGCCCATAGATTTCAATCACCCGTCCCTTGGGTAAACCGCCTCCCAAAGCCAAATCTAGGGTTAATGCACCACTGGGAATGGTTTCCACTTTCATCCGGGTGGCGTCCCCTAACCGGACAATGGCACCTTTCCCGAAACTTCGCTCAATTTGGTTTAAAACTTGAGTTAGAGCTTTTTTCTTTTCAGAACTAGAATTATCTTTTACTGTAGCCATTCGCTGTAATTGTTAGTAACGGTTAACGGTAAGCGTCCTCGCCACCCTAGATGTCAGGCAAGCATCACTGGTATGGTAGCAGTTTTGCTTGGGTTGTGACTATCGGGGATCGGGGTTCCCGTCAGTGAGCTTAACAATTTTTTGCAGTTCGTCTGCTCAAGCTCTCAGGGAACCTCTTCTCATTGTAAGAAAGATTGATGTTTTCGTCAATATCGGGGAATGGGGAATAATGGATTCCAGAATTATTTTATAACAATCACCCGTAGTCGAGATTTTAGAGACGAAACCGCTTAAAATTTTTAAGGAATTAAACGACGCAAGAAACGAATTCTACTTATGGCTTATCGATATCTTTTATTTTATAAACCTTATGATGTTTTGAGTCAGTTTACCGATGAAGATCCGACAACAACTCCCCGTAAAACCCTAAAAGATTTTATTTCTATTCCGTTAGTTTATCCCGTTGGACGTTTGGATCGAGATAGTGAAGGATTATTATTATTAACCAATGATAATTTTGTTAAACATCGGTTAATTGATCCGAAATTTGCCCATCCTCGAACCTATTGGGTACAGGTGGAACGCATACCCGATGAAATAGCTTTAAAACAGTTACGTCAGGGGGTACAACTCTCTGATTATCGCACCAAACCTGCACAAGTGAAATTACTTTCCCCAGAACCCCATTTACCTTCTCGTGAACCCCCCATTCGCTTTCGCAAAACCGTCCCGACGGCTTGGTTAGAACTGACGTTAACAGAAGGTCGTAACCGTCAAGTGCGGAAAATGACGGCTGCGGTGGGGTTTCCGACGTTACGGTTAGTAAGAGTGGCGATCGCACATTTAAGTTTAAACCAACTCGAACCGGGTCAATGGCGAGATTTAACCGCTATTGAACTTAAGAAATTGATGCAAATCTTAGGAAGTTGTTAAATTGATTTCTAGCCTGGGATTAGTCGCTTCTAAATGTTAGTGTGAGTGATAGAACCTTATGCGAGGGTATAAATTAATCATTCTAATCAAGCTATAGATGAAGATTAGGATTAAACCAATTCCCATCAGTAATGAATTCTTGACTTTGCCAATAAACCTTATCTAAACGTAAAATTTCCCATTGTTTATTGGCAGGTTCAAAACCGAATTCGATATAACAATCACCCGAATCAAACTGATTAAAAAGCCATTTTCCGTCCCGATTATCAGCCTTTAAAACAAAACTAATAATTAATCTAAAAAATAGTTCTGATTCATCTAAGATATAAATTTTATCAATCCTTAATCTTAGATTACATTCAGGGGAAAAGTAAATAAAGAAATTTTTGTAAAAATCAATTAGTGTTGATTTGGAGATTGCTCCACATAAACTTCCACTAAAATGTTTAGAAATTAATGAATTCAGCAGGTTAATATCTTGGTTAACATAAGCTTTTTGAAATTTTTGTACACCCATTTCTATGTGATTCGGTAAAGTTACGGGATTAAAAGTAATATTTTTTAACAATTTAGAGTTATTAATGGTTTGAATCATTTCTGAATTTGATAAATTTTTAAATAAA
This window harbors:
- a CDS encoding alpha/beta fold hydrolase gives rise to the protein MVTLESDWQHLFVETNNIRLHTVTQGEGELVVLLHGFPEFWYAWRYQIPALARYFKVVVPDLRGYNDSDKPESGYDLDTLCTDIQGLIERLGYGKAHIVGHDWGGLIAWHFAQKFPQSLNRLAILNAPPPHRFVQELVSNLDQLRRSWFVFAFQIPGIPEWLIQQNLKEFVTNALREHAIRKGAFSAEETQIYEAALEKPGVLPAAINYYRHLFWPPTWLLNWTKTPAKILSPTLVLWGKEDSFLSHHLTEGLDRLIAAPFKLQLIPDCGHWIQQEVPQTVNRELLNFLRR
- a CDS encoding DUF1815 family protein, with protein sequence MFLRLAEQHRKFVQDLVMNLQALATVLERQGYLASCYTCGGQMNSASFMVSLGENHLIRFLVSDYGITWTEMRDDRELMKLEGAEAIQQLQELANLVIYRGSVSGYVMTPKLVQPV
- a CDS encoding DUF2839 domain-containing protein translates to MGEAKRRKETMGERYGQEEKISPWLPITKNQSQQFMEITTKVSWIGIGLLVAVWITIRFIGPGFGWWQID
- the nagA gene encoding N-acetylglucosamine-6-phosphate deacetylase, whose translation is MTTTPQQYTANLDIINVRLPGTQNLQHVLIRQGQIDAIKPMSSLSQSLSSTEIEQLDLQGDWLSLGGIDLQINGALGLAFPDLEPQDFPKLTQICQYLWQQGIDGFMPTIVTTSVDKIQRSLATISDFRQTVPQNQPTAKILGVHLEGPFLNPSKRGAHPQEHLLPLTVDNVQQVLGNYSHCVKIITLAPELDPTGTVIPHLTNLGIIVSLGHSQATTAQAEQAFIQGATMVTHAFNAMPSLHHREPGLLGAALVNHQVQSGFIADGQHVSPLMVKLLLRMSGITPTQETTNLIPLFLVSDALAPLGLPDGVYPWDERQIEVKQGTARLADGTLAGTTLPLLIGVQNLVQWNCCGVEDAIALATIAPRQALGLFSLVGESAFQLLRWQVDSSSEIPSLSWQRLLSSDAATHD
- the purE gene encoding 5-(carboxyamino)imidazole ribonucleotide mutase, whose protein sequence is MGSDSDLPTMSAAISICEEFRIPHEVAIVSAHRTPERMFDYAKTAHQRGLKVIIAGAGGAAHLPGMVASLTPLPVIGVPVTTRTLQGVDSLYSIVQMPGGIPVATVAIGNAKNAGLLAVQILASHDPELLQKVLDYRENLKQSVLEKQERLDQVGYAEY
- the recA gene encoding recombinase RecA, which gives rise to MATVKDNSSSEKKKALTQVLNQIERSFGKGAIVRLGDATRMKVETIPSGALTLDLALGGGLPKGRVIEIYGPESSGKTTLALHAIAEVQRAGGVAAFVDAEHALDPTYAAVLGVDTENLLVSQPDTGEMGLEVVDQLVRSVAVDIIVVDSVAALVPRAEIEGDMGDAHMGLQARLMSQALRKITGNIGKSNCTVIFLNQLRQKIGVTYGNPETTTGGNALKFYASVRLDIRRIQTLKRGTDEYGIRAKVKVAKNKVAPPFRIAEFDIIFGKGISTLGCLIDLAEETGVLKRKGAWYSYNGDNIGQGRDKTLTYLEENTALATEIEQKVRGALDSGAVVSANSVTQVDSHDEEDFDGSSEEE
- a CDS encoding pseudouridine synthase; this translates as MAYRYLLFYKPYDVLSQFTDEDPTTTPRKTLKDFISIPLVYPVGRLDRDSEGLLLLTNDNFVKHRLIDPKFAHPRTYWVQVERIPDEIALKQLRQGVQLSDYRTKPAQVKLLSPEPHLPSREPPIRFRKTVPTAWLELTLTEGRNRQVRKMTAAVGFPTLRLVRVAIAHLSLNQLEPGQWRDLTAIELKKLMQILGSC